One segment of Daphnia magna isolate NIES linkage group LG2, ASM2063170v1.1, whole genome shotgun sequence DNA contains the following:
- the LOC116917233 gene encoding uncharacterized protein LOC116917233, translating into MASTSAALEGLPKQFVASMKTLFDVMDDRNSGYVKLTDLENFWSEEGLSGLPKGVIESLRKVTPTSGLLSFERFCAGLKICLLRYQSDQQKVDLKVPLRSPSAPILDLENGSTPPPIPPPIHPRSPTATVRPNNALMLHSRTLSMPLLAANQLAATEEEPPPVPVHMRKPETSTAIKERRAGIHSVYGNVPLFRNTPPPLVPMMGPPKPPRVVQSSAPQNNVITNGALMMRTRSEISTRTMAPTKGIVIENKNPLPVASIAERLIAKAEYTISTLKIYCFRGNNKGVGSGVSGKKREPRRHTLQNGIDQSMLRRIHMLEQERQVLTSGLQALDRARDWFNSQLIDVKDRIESFGKSTVGSNDYSTDAASERLGFKISRIEDVSRQLLVLIENADRGFPAHMNLALADRKKVTKAPGDGGIDENNEEEVNRILRRLKIQNHQLTEEVGRKSERITMLEKEKGSLIRELFQVRSQPSNRTNSNHHTADDNTLMTRRKASSEKEYEDNASSCSTPPAKDKENCFPSSIRERPSSDDDQQQRQIIALRKDYDQNVAMTIKDMLANKQVMIEKLTVRFYTASLMKMPEKIKKMKWADYLKMKENVSQETPNVLPQNDNPSQESISGLHTFAVPTGLSKMETPALRSSSRLAKNKIPIITPKFDPSTGAIINKRLPKPGEVLFSLKGSPVASNTHSAKLSARELSSLAATEDKDLVVAFLKKPENFNTFKAFEKTYNSHKMRKE; encoded by the exons ATGGCGTCAACTTCTGCTGCTTTGGAAGGCTTACCTAAACAGTTTGTGGCATCTATGAAAACTCTGTTCGATGTAATGGACGATAGGAATAGTGGATACGTCAAACTTACAG ATTTGGAAAATTTCTGGAGTGAAGAAGGCCTTTCTGGTCTACCTAAAGGTGTGATTGAAAGCTTACGTAAAGTGACTCCTACATCTGGTTTGCTTTCGTTTGAAAGATTTTGTGCTGGTTTAAAAATTTGCCTGCTTAGATATCAA TCTGATCAACAGAAAGTTGATTTAAAAGTTCCTCTGCGATCCCCTTCTGCTCCTATTCTGGATCTAGAAAATGGGTCCACCCCACCGCCAATCCCTCCACCCATTCATCCTCGTAGTCCTACAGCTACTGTAAGGCCAAACAATGCCCTTATGCTACATAGCAGGACACTCAGCATGCCTTTATTGGCAGCCAATCAACTAGCAGCAACTGAAGAAGAGCCACCTCCTGTTCCAGTGCACATGAGAAAACCGGAAACATCTActgcaataaaagaaagaagagcaGGAATACACAGTGTCTATGGCAATGTTCCACTGTTCAGGAACACTCCTCCCCCACTG GTTCCAATGATGGGGCCTCCAAAACCTCCTCGTGTAGTGCAATCTTCAGCTCCTCAGAATAATGTTATCACCAATGGAGCCCTGATGATGAGAACGCGTTCCGAAATATCAACTCGTACTATGGCTCCAACCAAGGGTATTGTAATCGAGAACAAGAACCCCTTACCGGTGGCCTCCATAGCAGAGAGATTAATAGCTAAAGCCGAA TATACAATTTCCACGCTAAAAATTTACTGTTTCAGAGGAAATAATAAAGGCGTTGGCAGTGGAGTATCcggtaaaaaaagagaaccaCGGCGACACACTTTACAGAATGGAATTGACCAGAGCATG ctaCGCAGGATTCACATGTTAGAACAAGAGCGTCAAGTGCTTACTAGTGGTTTGCAGGCATTGGATAGAGCCCGGGATTGGTTTAACTCACAGTTGATCGATGTTAAAGATAGAATCGAATCGTTTGGAAAATCTACGGTTGGCTCAAAC GATTATTCAACCGACGCAGCATCAGAGCGTTTGGGTTTCAAAATCTCCCGAATAGAGGATGTTAGCCGGCAACTCCTTGTACTTATTGAAAATGCTGATCGCGGATTCCCTGCCCATATGAATCTCGCTTTGGCCGATCGTAAAAAAGTTACCAAAGCTCCTGGCGATGGAGGTATTGACGAAAACAACGAAGAGGAAGTCAACCGTATCCTCCGTCGTTTAAAAATTCAGAATCATCAATTGACCGAA GAGGTTGGCCGAAAAAGTGAACGAATCACTATgctagaaaaggaaaagggatCTCTCATACGCGAACTTTTTCAAGTCCGAAGTCAACCATCTAACAGAACAAACAGCAACCATCATACAGCAGATGATAATACGTTGAT GACCCGTCGTAAAGCGAGCTCCGAAAAGGAATATGAGGACAATGCATCGTCTTGCAGTACTCCGCCTGCCAAAGACAAGGAAAATTGCTTCCCTTCATCCATTAGAGAAAGACCATCATCTGATGACGATCAACAACAGCGGCAGATCATTGCGTTACGGAAAGATTATGACCAAAATg TTGCAATGACCATAAAGGATATGCTTGCAAATAAACAAGTTATGATTGAAAAGCTAACAGTGCGATTCTATACGGCATCATTGATGAAGATGCCAGAGAAAATTAAGAAGATGAAATGGGCTGATTATTTG AAAATGAAGGAAAATGTCAGTCAAGAAACTCCCAATGTTTTGCCACAAAATGACAATCCTTCACAAGAATCAATTTCTGGCCTTCACACTTTTGCAGTTCCAACAG GGCTATCTAAAATGGAAACCCCTGCATTACGATCCTCTTCACGATtagcaaaaaataaa ATTCCTATCATCACCCCAAAATTTGATCCATCCACTGGTGCTATCATTAACAAAAGGCTTCCAAAGCCAGGAGAG GTGTTATTTTCCCTTAAGGGTAGCCCAGTTGCTAGTAACACACATTCGGCAAAGCTGTCTGCACGGGAGTTGTCTAGCCTAGCCGCAACAGAAGATAAG GACCTAGTTGTTGCTTTCTTGAAGAAACCAGAAAATTTTAACACGTTCAAAGCTTTTGAGAAAACATACAACAGTCACAAGATGCGCAAAGAATGA
- the LOC123470131 gene encoding uncharacterized protein LOC123470131 — MDVAERPVINFAINGPSEVVLSEEAIAARQRKLQEAKKHLASINEKILELQVMLRRLSRKPRFHKLQYVLKHRVAVYSGLRSVYLKYCCNLQEDLNQFQQY, encoded by the exons ATGGACGTTGCTGAGCGTCCCGTGATTAATTTTGCGATCAACGGTCCATCAGAAGTTGTATTAAGTGAGGAGGCTATAGCGGCTCGTCAGAGAAAGCTACAGGAAGCAAAGAAACATTTAGCCTCAATCAATGAAAAAATCCTGGAACTCCAAGTTATGCTAAGAAGATTGTCCAGAAAACCTCGGTTTCATAAGCTTCAGTACGTTCTAAAGCATCGAGTGGCTGTCTACTCAG GTTTACGATCTGTCTACCTTAAATATTGCTGTAATTTGCAAGAAGATTTGAATCAGTTTCAACAATACTAA
- the LOC123469926 gene encoding transcription factor tau 55 kDa subunit-like: MEVESENEETVEEQYILVEFAGNTGSDALNQENVSIKVLGMETDEPIIKIGNQLYEGKYYDTIGTELFFTEAEGEPPSDTLFDNKLEKKLEFYGKTNTKLVVSRAFAKPLEKSRNSVDLHLPNQSVSNSDKMNEV; encoded by the coding sequence atggaagtgGAAAGTGAGAATGAAGAAACAGTGGAAGAACAGTACATTTTAGTAGAATTTGCTGGAAATACTGGAAGTGATGCATTAAACCAAGAAAATGTGTCCATCAAAGTTCTTGGAATGGAGACCGATGAGCCTATTATTAAAATAGGAAATCAGCTTTATGAAGGAAAATACTATGATACAATTGGAACAGAACTCTTCTTCACTGAAGCTGAGGGTGAGCCACCTTCTGATACCTTGTTTGATAACAAATTGGAAAAGAAATTGGAATTCTATGGCAAAACCAACACAAAACTTGTGGTTAGTAGAGCATTTGCTAAACCATTGGAAAAATCCAGAAATTCGGTTGACCTTCATTTGCCCAATCAAAGTGTGTCCAATTCGGATAAAATGAATGAAGTTTAG
- the LOC116917279 gene encoding LOW QUALITY PROTEIN: alpha-(1,3)-fucosyltransferase C (The sequence of the model RefSeq protein was modified relative to this genomic sequence to represent the inferred CDS: deleted 2 bases in 1 codon), which produces MESFRRRSNFSYPLQRVLFISMTFILIMCYYYQDVITEKTKSTTQFAKQDGLNATASSVKTILIWNAYSRFELEIFGEGSDTFASHNCPINNCLITKNRSWAALHDFDAVIFNMPPLSIYKFPVDDYRRQDQRYIFFSQEPPPYIGEEVNKFNHFFNWTMSYASHSDIRYHYGEVIPLPSAPTTHSSRTAYINSTRHGENFAAGKTKMVAWFVSHCFTQSRREKYVTIMRQYIPVDIYGGCYSLRCPMNESAFLSTEPCYDMLDHNYKFYLAFENSFCNDYITEKFFNILQRRIIPVVMGGANYSAIAPPHSYIDALMYSPRQLADYLKLLASNDQLYNEYFWWKPHFKIVRRYPLLASNALCSLCEKLHHNTTQSVYHDLESGWSQKTQCKSPRFKGVRIFWGIF; this is translated from the exons ATGGAATCATTTCGCCGAAGAAGCAACTTTAGCTATCCACTTCAGCGAGTGCTCTTCATTTCCATGACTTTTATTCTGATCATGTGTTATTATTATCAGGATGTCATTacagaaaaaactaaatccaCAACACAGTTTGCGAAACAGGATGGACTGAATGCAACTGCCAGTAGTGTGAAAACGATATTGATTTGGAATGCATACTCCCGATTTGAGTTGGAAATTTTCGGTGAAGGATCTGATACTTTCGCTAGTCATAACTGTCCAATAAACAACTGTCTTATTACAAAAAATCGATCTTGGGCTGCTCTCCACGATTTTGATGCTGTCATATTTAATATGCCACCACTCTCTATTTACAAGTTTCCAGTGGATGATTATCGACGACAGGACCAAcgttacattttcttttcccaagAGCCACCGCCATACATTGGAGAAGAAGTTAACAAATTCAACCATTTCTTTAATTGGACAATGTCATATGCATCTCACTCGGACATTCGCTACCATTACGGAGAAGTTATACCTTTACCATCTGCCCCTACAACTCATTCCAGTCGCACGGCATATATAAACTCAACTCGACATGGCGAGAATTTCGCAGcaggcaaaacaaaaatggttgCTTGGTTCGTTTCGCATTGCTTCACACAGAGTCGCCGAGAAAAATACGTCACCATCATGCGTCAATACATCCCTGTTGATATCTATGGTGGTTGTTATTCGCTTCGCTGCCCAATGAATGAAAGTGCCTTCTTGTCAACCGAGCCTTGTTACGACATGCTTGATCACAACTACAAGTTTTATCTTGCTTTCGAGAACTCATTCTGCAACGATTACATCacagaaaaatttttcaacaTACTGCAAAGAAGAATTATTCCCGTTGTAATGGGAGGTGCGAATTACTCTGCAATAGCACCTCCACACTCATATATCGACGCATTAATGTACAGTCCACGACAATTGGCAGACTATCTCAAATTATTGGCTTCCAACGATCAATTGTACAATGAGTATTTCTGGTGGAAACCTCATTTCAAGATTGTGAGAAGATACCCACTGTTAGCCTCC AATGCGTTGTGTTCTTTGTGTGAAAAGTTACATCATAACACAACACAGTCAGTCTATCACGATTTAGAAAGCGGATGGAGTCAGAAAACACAGTGTAAAAGTCCGCGTTTCAAAGGTGTTCGAATTTTCTGGGgcattttttga
- the LOC116917291 gene encoding uncharacterized protein LOC116917291, whose product MEICGRRRTILIFFVILAVFLWLLIFRSELCALHLIHRTGDLRKAKPTDSKIFPFRSPCGCSRNSAASPLNTQIKVNYQWCSAESVQREPNQRIVSFSVFGKADKTGMKYFKFLRENAVKINQFLPGWVMRLHHNIDVETPEHKLLCEVYCSYSWVDLCDVSSLWRTLSKRRKNKNFDLRPVTGEQVFNLNRRIWRFLPLLDPQAYTVLTRDSDALISHREAAAIQQWLNSNYTFHVMRDHQAHKAHILAGMFGVKTHQRRDLVEGLTRVLVVLGKNQKYDTDQTLLSKIFWPTVKHDVMAHDSYNCMENSNALPTYPFPTQRVNNSFVSDNFEGRWIVPEKCPIECRPTDHQDWE is encoded by the exons ATGGAAATCTGTGGTAGACGTCGGACGATTCTGatattttttgtgattttgGCAGTGTTTTTATGGCTGTTGATTTTCCGTTCTGAACTATGTGCCCTGCACCTGATCCACCGCACTGGTGACTTAAGGAAGGCTAAGCCTACCGattcaaaaatatttccgTTCCGCTCTCCCTGCGGTTGCTCGAGAAATTCTGCCGCGTCTCCATTGAATACGCAAATAAAAGTTAATTATCAATGGTGTAGCGCAGAATCCGTCCAAAGAGAGCCAAATCAAAGAATCGTCTCCTTTTCCGTGTTCGGAAAGGCTGACAAAACTGGGatgaaatatttcaaatttttgcgggaaaatgctgttaaaataaatcaatttttgccag GATGGGTCATGAGGTTGCACCACAATATCGATGTTGAAACGCCGGAACACAAACTACTATGTGAAGTATATTGTTCCTACTCATGGGTAGACCTCTGCGATGTTAGCAGCCTCTGGAGAACGCTTTCCAAGCGCCGAAAGAATAAGAATTTCGATTTACGGCCGGTTACGGGGGAGCAAGTTTTCAATCTGAATAGAAGAATATGGCGATTTTTACCGTTACTGGATCCTCAGGCGTATACGGTGCTTACCAGAGATTCAGATGCCTTAATATCACATCGAGAAGCAGCGGCAATTCAGCAGTGGTTGAATTCCAACTACACTTTTCATGTTATGAGAGATCATCAGGCTCATAAAGCTCATATACTTGCTG GTATGTTTGGCGTAAAAACTCACCAGCGGAGAGATTTGGTCGAAGGCTTGACACGGGTCTTGGTAGTCTTGGGGAAAAATCAGAAATATGATACGGATCAAACGCTACTTTCAAAAATCTTTTGGCCAACTGTCAAGCACGATGTG ATGGCTCATGATAGTTACAATTGTATGGAAAACTCAAATGCACTTCCGACGTATCCTTTCCCCACGCAAAGAGTGAACAACTCCTTCGTCTCAGATAACTTTGAAGGCCGCTGGATTGTCCCAGAAAAATGCCCAATAGAATGTCGACCAACTGATCATCAAGATTGGGAATAA
- the LOC116917307 gene encoding corrinoid adenosyltransferase: MSRLLTIMVNRLNQKSRWDVIARGYLKTTVFSYCSTLSKNSGSTPPKVFPKIYTKTGDSGMTSTFTGERRAKDDNIFQALGAVDELASLLGLSREFGLDNSHPYTDHLQRIQCILQDVNACIATPFSSAREAHLVKTEFDSSHVGELEEWIDSYSTHLPPLENFILPGGGKASSSLHVARTVCRRAERAVVPLVREQEINPETLKYLNRLSDLLFTLARFAAKLDKRQETVYLRPGKK, translated from the exons ATGTCTAGATTACTTACCA TCATGGTAAATagattaaatcaaaaatcaagATGGGATGTAATAGCAAGAGGCTATTTAAAGACAACTGTGTTCAGCTATTGTAGCACCTTGTCGAAAAATTCTGGTAGCACTCCACCAAAAGTATTCCCAAAGATCTACACCAAAACTGGAGATAGTGGTATGACATCAACATTCACAGGGGAAAGACGGGCTAAGGATGACAACATTTTTCAGGCATTAGGTGCAGTAGATGAGCTTGCATCTTTGCTAGG GCTATCCAGAGAGTTTGGTTTAGATAACTCTCATCCTTATACTGACCATTTACAAAGAATTCAGTGTATCTTACAAGATGTGAATGCTTGCATAGCAACACCATTTTCTTCAGCTAGAGAAGCACATTTGGTCAAAACAGAATTTGACTCCAGTCATGTTGGAGAATTAGAAGAATGGATTGATTCCTACAGCACCCATCTTCCCCCTTTGGAAAACTTTATTTTACCA GGAGGAGGGAAAGCTAGTTCATCACTCCATGTTGCCCGAACGGTTTGCCGAAGAGCCGAAAGAGCTGTTGTACCCCTAGTTCGGGAACAAGAAATAAACCCAGAAACATTGAAGTACCTGAATCG CTTATCTGATCTGCTATTTACCTTAGCAAGATTTGCCGCAAAACTCGACAAAAGGCAGGAAACAGTTTATCTTAGACctggcaaaaaatga
- the LOC123470130 gene encoding uncharacterized protein LOC123470130 yields MHRNKSNGTWVVRKLIEQDHMNHHYRRLNGARSQLHLNNDRHSTISRTRLSKSSNDVRFEESLRNIETRMASEFCLNVSAPASEKKKEISDETLDVMTRHSQYFTQPKSFAPRIVRKIVRPNTATTIRPLSTTSNAIKSDCIEHVPAKLVNTARKTKKAVVSADPERNLSADSAFGDEQFLDSSSSTSDCSQEMDAFNIKKWLREQEEENCYMQLMCDITADLLQRNLCTNGNMKEIIAIYIRKSRKKFSTSKEILMKRLCEDLMIPNDNSFNDQFYGSTKCKAVSTYSHQTWRDNKEDIRMFYNKIKPTDNYLKCGVDHNEISKKYQSYNTLPEKRSFVQKTQSLGEECPTFECFDDKPCAALKSENHTVKHVANSQHAVPIITNTCQKKDIPDVDGYFSDFTNDTDNDIEEEFDFD; encoded by the exons ATGCATCGTAATAAGTCAA ATGGCACATGGGTGGTACGAAAGCTAATCGAACAGGATCACATGAACCATCATTACCGTCGTCTAAATGGGGCACGGTCCCAGTTACACTTGAACAATGATCGGCATTCTACTATTTCAAGAACTCGATTGTCCAAATCCAGCAATGATGTACGCTTTGAAGAATCTTTACGGAACATCGAGACGCGAATGGCTAGTGAATTTTGCTTAAACGTGTCAGCTCCTGCctcggaaaagaaaaaagaaatttcggACGAGACGCTAGACGTCATGACTCGACACTCGCAATATTTCACACAACCCAAGAGCTTCGCACCTAGAATTGTACGTAAAATAGTCCGGCCTAACACTGCAACAACTATTCGCCCGTTGTCTACTACAAGCAATGCAATTAAATCAGATTGCATCGAACATGTCCCAGCCAAATTAGTAAACACAGCGCGGAAAACTAAGAAGGCTGTTGTTTCTGCTGATCCAGAGCGCAATCTCTCTGCCGATTCGGCATTCGGAGATGAGCAATTTCTAGACTCTTCAAGCTCTACTAGCGATTGTTCGCAAGAAATGGATGCctttaacataaaaaaatggctcCGAGAACA GGAAGAGGAAAATTGTTACATGCAGCTGATGTGTGATATTACGGCAGATCTTCTCCAGCGGAACCTCTGCACCAACGGAAACATGAAGGAAATTATAGCCATCTACATCCGAAAATCGAGAAAAAAGTTTTCG ACAAGCAAGGAGATTTTGATGAAAAGACTCTGTGAGGATTTAATGATACCTAATGATAATAGCTTCAATGACCAGTTTTATGGATCAACAAAATGCAAAGCAGTTTCCACCTATTCACACCAAACCTGGCGTGATAATAAGGAAGACATTAGGATGTTTTACAACAAAATCAAGCCAACAGACAACTACCTTAAATGTGGCGTTGACCATAATGAGATATCCAAGAAATATCAAAGTTACAACACCCTACCGGAAAAACGTTCTTTCGTGCAGAAAACGCAGAGCTTGGGAGAAGAATGTCCAACATTTGAATGCTTCGACGATAAACCATGCGCCGCTCTAAAAAGTGAAAATCACACCGTGAAACATGTGGCAAATTCGCAGCATGCAGTACCAATTATAACAAATACTTGCCAGAAGAAGGACATTCCGGATGTTGATGGATATTTTTCCGACTTCACAAACGATACAGATAACGACATTGAAgaagaatttgattttgattga